TACCGGCGCCGGCGTAGCCGATCGCCCGGGCGGCGGTGACGGCGGCCGCGTGCAGCGCGGCGCGCACGTCGTCCGGGATGCCCGGCGCCGGGGCCTCCTCGATCACCTTCTGGTGCCGCCGCTGGAGCGAGCAGTCGCGGTCGCCGACCGCCCAGACCGTGCCGTGCGCGTCGGCCAGCAACTGGACCTCGACGTGCCGGCCGGCGGGCAGGTAGCGCTCGCAGAACACCTCGTCCGAGCCGAAGGCCTTGGCCGCCTCCGCGCTCGCCGCCTCCAGTTCGGCGGGGAGGTCCGCGAGCGTGCGGACGACGCGCATGCCGCGTCCGCCGCCGCCCGCCGCCGCCTTGACCAGGAGCGGCAGGTCGGCCTCGGTGGGCGCGGCGAGGGCGCCGAGCACCGGCACGCCCGCCTCGGCCATCAGCTGCTTGGCGGCCGTCTTGGAGCCCATCGCGGCGATCGCGGCCGGCGGCGGCCCGACCCAGGTGAGGCCGGCGTCCAGCACGGCCTGCGCGAACTCGGCGCTCTCGGACAGGAATCCGTACCCCGGGTGGACGGCGTCGGCACCCGCTTCGAGCGCGGCCTGGACGATCAGGTCGCCGCGCAGGTAGGTGTCGGCGGGCGCGGCGCCGGGCAGCCGCACGGCGGCGTCGGCCTCGCGGACGTGCGGGGCGTCCGCGTCCGGGTCGGAGTGCACGGCGGTGGTCGCGATGCCCAGGTCGCGGCAGGTGCGGAAGACCCGGCGGGCGATCTCGCCCCGGTTGGCGACCAGCAGGTTGGTGATCATGTCGGACTCCCTCGCAACGGGCGGGCTCACATCCGGAAGACGCCGTAACCGCGCGCGCCCTCGACCGGCGCGTTGTGGATCGCGGACAGGCAGAGGCCGAGCACCGTCCGGGTGTCGCGCGGGTCGATCACGCCGTCGTCGTAGAGCCGGCCGGAGAGGAACACCGGCAGCGACTCCGCCTCGATCTGCTGCTCGACCATCGCCCGGATCGCCGCGTCGGCGTCCTCGTCGTACGGCTGCCCCTTCGCGGCGGCCGACTGGCGGGCCACGATCGACAGCACCCCGGCGAGCTGCTGCGGGCCCATCACCGCGGACTTGGCGCTCGGCCAGGCGAACAGGAACCGCGGCTCGTACGCCCGCCCGCACATGCCGTAGTGGCCGGCCCCGTAGGAGGCGCCCATCAGCACCGAGATCTGCGGCACCCGGGAGTTGGACACCGCGTTGATCATCATCGCGCCGTGCTTGATGATGCCGCCCTGCTCGTAGTCCTTGCCGACCATGTAGCCGGTGGTGTTGTGCAGGAACAGCAGCGGGACGTCGCGCTGGTTGGCCAACTGGATGAACTGGGCGGCCTTCTGGGACTCCGCGCTGAACAGCACGCCCTGCGCGTTCGCCAGGATGCCGACCGGGTAGCCGTGCAGGCGGGCCCAGCCGGTGGCCAGGCTGGTGCCGTAGAGCGGCTTGAACTCGTCGAAGTCGGAACCGTCGACGATCCGGGCGATCACCTCGCGCGGGTCGAACGGCACCTTGAGGTCGCCCGGGACGATGCCCAGCAGCTCCTCCACGTCGTACCTCGGCGGCTCGGCGCGCGGGTCGGGATCCGGGCCCGGCTTGCGGTGGTCCAGCCGGGCGACGATCCGGCGGGCCTGGCGCAGCGCGTCCGCCTCGTCCACCGCGAAGTGGTCGGCCAGGCCGGAGACGCGGGCGTGCATCTCGGCGCCGCCCAGCGACTCGTCGTCGGCCTCCTCCCCGGTGGCCATCTTCACCAGCGGCGGGCCGCCGAGGAACACCTTGGCGCGCTCCCTGACCAGCACGGTGTGGTCGGACATGCCCGGCACGTAGGCGCCGCCGGCCGTCGAGTTGCCGAACACCACGGCGACGGTGGGGATCCCGGCGGCGGACAGGCGCGTGAGGTCACGGAAGAGGGCGCCGCCGGGGATGAAGATCTCCTTCTGGCTGGGCAGGTCGGCGCCGCCCGACTCGACCAGGTTCACCAGCGGGAGGCGGTTGTTCAGCGCGATCTCGTTGGCGCGCAGGGCCTTCCGCAGCGTCCAGGGGTTGCTGGCGCCGCCGCGCACCGTCGGGTCGTTGGCGGTGATCACGCACTCGACGCCCTCGATCACGCCGATGCCCGTGACCAGCGCCGCGCCCACCGGGTGGTCGCTGCCCCAGGCGGCCAGCGGGGACAGCTCCAGGAACGGCGAGTCCGGGTCGACCAGCAGCTCGATCCGCTCGCGCGGCAGCAACTTGCCGCGGGCGCGGTGGCGTTCGACGTACCTGGGGCCGCCGCCGGCCAGCGCCTTGGCGTGCTCGGCGTCGAGGTCGGCGAGCTTGCCGAGCATCGCGGCGCGGTGCTCGGCGTGGTCGGGCCCGGCCGGGTCGACGCGGGTGGGCAGCACGGTCACAGCAGTTCCTCCGGGCGGTCGAGGAGCATCTCCGGGACATCGAGGTGGCGGGAGCGCAGCCACTCCCCCAGCGCCTTGGCCTGCGGGTCGAAGCGGTGCTGGGCGGCGACACCCTCGCCGAGCAGACCGCTGATGGTGAAGTTGAGGGCGCGGAGGTTCGGGAGGACGTGCCGGGTGATTGGCAAGTCGACTGTCTCGGGCAGGAGTTCACGCAGGAGCTCTACGGTGAGGGTGTGCGCGAGCCAGCGCCAGCCGTCCTCGTCGCGGGCCCAGACGCCGAGGTTGGCGTCCCCGCCCTTGTCCCCGCTGCGGGCACCGGCCACCAGGCCGAGCGGGGCGCGGCGGGTGGGGGCGGGCGGGAGCCGCTCCGGGAGCTGCGACTCGGTTTGTTCGCTGAGCGCTTGGGCTGTGACCGGCGCGGGGGCGATGCTCAGGCGGCGGCCGTCCGGCAGGACGGCGATGTGCTCGACGGCCTTCGCGTCCACGTGGGCGGCGGTGAACACCCCGTACGGCGCGCCCGAGCCGGGTGGGGCGGTGAGGTGGAAGCCCGGGTAGCCTGCCAAGCCCAACTCCACTGCGGCCTTGCCGAGTTCGCGCCCGACCTTGGCAGGGTCGGGGTCACGGGCGGTGAGGCGCAGCAGCGCGGAGGCCGCCTCCTCGGTGGGCGCGTCGGGATGGTCGGTGCGGGCGAGGGTCCAGCGGAGTTCGGCCGGGCGCTCGGCTGGCGGTAGCGCGTCGGTGAACTGCCGTTGCACCAGGGCGGCCTTGGCCTCGATGTCGAGCCCGGTGAGCACGAACGTCACCTCGTTGCGGTGGCCGCCGAGGCGGTTCAGCCCCACCTTCAGCGTGGGCGGTGGGGCCTCGCCGCGCACCCCGTCGATCCGCACCCGGTCCGGGCCCTCCCGGGTGAGCCGGACGCTGTCCAGGCGAGCCGTGACGTCCGGCCCGAGATAGCGCGGACCCCCTGTCTCGTACAGGAGTTGGGCGGTGACGGTGCCGGTGGTGACGGCGCCGCCGGTGCCCGGGTGCTTGGTGATCACGCTGGAGCCGTCGGCGTGCAGCTCGGCGATCGGGAAGCCGGGCCTGGTCATGTCGTGCTCGCGGAAGAACGCGTAGTTCCCGCCGGTCGCCTGGGCGCCGCACTCCAGCACGTGCCCGGCGACGACGGCCCCGGCCAGGGCGTCCAGGTCATCGGGTGTCCAGCCGAAGTGGGCGATCGCCGGCCCGACCACCAGCGCCGCATCGGTGACCCGGCCGGTCACCACGACGTCCGCACCCTCGGCCAGGCAGGCGGCGACGCCGAACGCGCCGAGGTAGGCGTTGGCAGCCAACAGGCCGTCCGGTAAGCCGAGTTCGGCGCTGCGCTGGAGCACGTCGTCGCCCTCGACGTGGGCGACGGCCGCCGCGATGCCCTGGCGCTGCGCCAGCTTCCGCAACTCGGCGGCGAGCCGGGCCGGGTTGAGCCCGCCCGCGTTCACCACGATCCTCACGCCGCGCTCCCGGGCCAGACCGAGGCACTCCTCCATCTGCCGCAGGAACGTCCTCGCATACCCCAGCGACGGGTCCCTCAGCCGGTCCCTGGCCAGGATGAGCATCGTCAGCTCCGCCAGGTAGTCCCCGGTCAGCACGTCCAGCGGCCCATCCGTGAGCATCTCCCGAACCGCCGCGAACCGGTCCCCGTAGAACCCCGACGCGTTTCCGATCCGCAACCCCGCCCGTGCGCGCACCAAAGCGCCTCCCCTGCCGGTGAGTTGACGGCGACTCCGCAGCCGCCGCCGGGGGCAGCAGCGTGACACCGGGCGAAGAAAAAAGCAATCACGCCTGCTTGTTTCGACGCGATGCCGGTGGGCAGCCCGTCCGCGGCAGGTGGTGTCCCTTCTCGCCCGATGTGGCGAAGTCTCACGGGATCTGGCAAGGCTTTTGGCGCTTTCTCATTCGATCTGGCGAGTGTCGGCGCGATCCGTGGGCGAGTCGGTCCAGCCGGTAGGCAGGGTTGAAGGAGGAAATCCTGAACCGGGAGGACAGCCTGGTGGGTACGCGACCAGTCCGACAGAGCAGGCCACCGAGCCGAGTCAAGGGGTTCGACGTCGGCTACGTCGACGGCGACGGTGTGGAGCGCCGGGTGCCGCTTCGGCGGGCTCGCGCGGTGCGGTTCGAGGACGGTCTTCCTGTGCGTTCGTTCCCTTCCTATCGTGGGCAGCGGAGCTACCCGGGGCTGTACTGGTCGGCCACGACCGGCGGGCATGTGGGCTTCGAGTCCTGGCTGGAACGCGATCACGCCGTGGCATTGGACTTCGATCCGCAGGTCATCGGGTATGCCTCACAGCCGATGTGGCTGTTCTGGGAAGGCGAGTCCGGCCGGGTCCGCTGCCACGCACCGGACTTCTTCGCCAGGTTGTCGGACGGCCGCGCGATGGTGATCGACTCGCGCCCCGTGGAGTGCCGCTCCGACGAGCGTGACATCGCGACGTTCGCGGCTACGAAGCTCGCTTGCGCGCAGGCGGGTTGGGACTACGCCCTGTGGGGCGAAGCGGACGAGGTATGGGTGGCAAACGTGCGCTGGCTGGCCGGCTACCGACACGCTCGTTGCCGCAATGAAGCCGTCGCGAACCGTCTGCAACGGTACTTCGCGCGTCCGGGGATGCTACTGGCCGGAGCTGAGGAAACTGGTGATCCGATCGCCACGCTGCCGGTTCTCTTTCATCTTCTGTGGCGCCAGGAGCTGACGACGGACCTGTCCGTCCTGCTCAGCGATCGCACGGTGGTTCACGCGACCGCGAACCGGCCGGGTGAGCAGTGAATGAGTTCGCCGCATCCGGCGTCCTTCGGGTCGGTGACCGTGTCGTCTTCAGCGGCCGAGAGCACACCGTCGTTGCGATCTCGGGGACCTCGATCCGGCTACTGTCCGCTTCCGGAGACCAGAGCGTCGTGTTACTGGCCTACCTGCAGGCCGCGCCGGATTTCTCCGTGGTCGGAGCTGGCGCGGCACCGAGAGCCACGGCGCACGGCCTCCTGGACAGTGTTCCGGCCAAGGTCGCGGAACGCGCCCGGCTCTGGGAACAGCACTTGGTGGAGTTAGAGAGCGGACTTCTACCCGGTGTCCCGCCTGGCACACCGCCCCGGCCAGAGTACGACCCGATGCGGGCGACGTTGGCTCAGCGGGTGGCAGCGAAGGCTCGTGAGCTGACGGCCCTCGGCATTCCCGCAGAGGTGCGGACGGTGCAGCGCATGCGGAAGCGCTACCGGGAGCAAGGCGTGTGGGGGCTGGTGGACGGCCGTCGCACACAGCGACGCACGGCTACAGGGAACGTCGACTCCCGGGTCGTGTCCGCGGTCGCCGCGGTTGTCGAGCGCCAGACCTCGGAATCGACTGGAACCAAGTCGCGGATCCTGAGGCTGGTGGAAGAGCAGCTGACGACCAACTATGGGCCCGGATCGGTACCCATGCCATCGCGGGCAACCTTCTACAGGCTCCTGGACACTCTCACGGCGGGCCGCCATACCTTCGGCTCGGCAACGACCCGGCGACAGACGGCCAATCGCCCAGAAGGCGTCTTCACCCCCACCATGGCCGCCCGGCCCGGCGAGCAGGTGCAAATCGATACCACCCCGCTGGACGTGATGGCGGTCATGGACGACGGCGTCGTTGGTCGCCCTGAGCTGACAATCGCCTTGGACATCGCTACTCGGACCATCTGCGCGGCCGTGCTGCATCCCGCGCGGGCCAAAGCCGTTGACGCGGCGCTGATGCTGGCACGCATTGTCGTCCCGGAACCGATGCGTCCGAACTGGGCCGAGGCGCTTCGGATGTCGGCCTCGCGAATTCCGCACGCACGCCTGCTGGATATCGACGCGCGGCTGGAGCAGGTAGCCGCAAGGCCGGTGATCGTTCCGGAGACGATCGTGATCGACCACGGGAGAGTGTTCGTGTCGGAGACCTTCGTGCGGGCTTGTCGCACCTTGGAGATCTCCGTCCAGCCGGCGCGGCCCAGGACGCCCACGGACAAGGGCGTGGTCGAGCGCACGTTCTCCTCCATCAACACCCTGTTCTGCCAGCACGTCGCGGGCTACACCGGCCGAGATGTGACCAGGCGGGGCGCAAGCCCGGAAGAGGGCGCCGCTTGGCCGGTCGCCGATCTTCAGGACCTTCTGGACGAGTGGATCGTGGCGGGCTGGCAGTCTCGCCCGCACGACGGACTGCGGCACCCCTACCTGTCCGGCCGGCCTCTTTCACCGAACGAGGCGTACGCGGCGATGGTCGCCGCCAGCGGCTACGTACCGCTGGCCCCGAGCGGAGACGACTACATCGAGATGCTTCCCGCAGTCTGGCGGACCGTCAACGATTACGGCATCCGCATTGACCACCGCACCTACAACAGCACCGACCTCGCTCCGCTAAGGCGCCAGCATTCCGGTATCGGGATCAAGAACGGCCAGTGGGAGGTTCACTACGACCCCTATGACCTGAGCCGAGTGTGGGTCCGCGACCATCGGCAGGGCGGCTGGATCCTCGCCCAGTGGACCCACCTGCCCATGGTCCAGCAGCCGTTCGCGGAGTTCACCTGGCGCTACGCTCGCCGGATCGCCACCGAACGCGGCATGGACTCCAGCAACGAGACGGCCGTCGCGGTACTCCTGGCCGGCCTGCTCAGGCGGGCCGAGGCAGGCCCTGGCCCAGAGCAGCGCGCCACTGCGCGGACCCGTGCAGCCGCTGCAATGCCGCGCCGGCTCCCATCTGCGCTCATTCCCGCGCAAGCGTCTGTCCCACCCGCCGAAACAGCCCCGGCAGACGAACCTGACGCCGAGATCGTGGAGGCCGAGATCATCGAAACCGACGACATCGAACCATTCGGGGTCTTCGACCCATTCGAGGATGGTGGGTCATGGTGAGGACCGGGGACGATGAGCTCGACTTCCAGCCACTGGTGACCCGCGAGGGCTGGAGGGCCTTCGCGGATGCCCCTCGTCCCGAAGCGCCCACCCTGCTTCCGGAGGCCGCTTGGCTCGGCCTCGACCCGCTGGAACGTGACGCCTACGACCGCGCGCGGATGACCCACCACATGAGGCTACTCGTCGTCGCCACCCCAGCTATCCGGCATATCACGACGACAGGAAGAAAGCTGCTGGCCTACAACGCCCCCAAGGCCACCGGACGCCGAGGCCTAATCGTCTCCGGCCCCAGCGGCACGGGTAAGTCCACAGCCGTGCAGCAACTCGGCAAAAAATACCACGTCGACACGATGCGGCAGGCCAATCCCCACAGCGACCGCATTCCCGTCGCCTATATCGTCGTCCCTTCCGGCGCGACGCCGAAGATGCTCTCTATCGAACTCGCGTCGTTCCTCGGACTGCCCATTCGTCCCCGCGCGAGTCAACACGAGATCACCAACGCCGTCTGCACTGTTCTACGGAAGGTGCGGTGCGGCATGGTCATCGTCGACGAGATCCATAACCTCGATCTTTCGACACGCGCGGGCGCGGAGGCGTCGGACCAGCTCAAGTACTTCTATGAGCAGATCCGCGCGACGTTTGTCTACGCGGGTATCGACGTTGCCGAGCACGGCCTGTTCTCTGGGCTACGCGGCCGACAAATCGCCGGACGGTTCCTGACGATTCACACATCGGCATTTGGTGACAACGGCGCCGAAGAACGCTCGGACTGGAAGAAGATCATTGCCACGATGGAACAGGCATTGCGGCTCCACCGGCATGCCCCGGGCAGTCTCGTCAGGCTTGCCCCCTATCTTCAGGAGCGATCTGCGGGCTCGATCGGTGCCCTGGACCAGCTGATCCATCAGGCCGCCAACGACGCCATCACCGATGGCACCGAGCGAATCACCAAGAGGCACCTGGACGAGATTCTGCTGGACACCGCATCACAGGGCGAGCCCTGGGCCCTCCCGGCACCTCAAGGCCGTCCAGGACGGAAGGCGGCGTCATAAAGACCTGGGAACAGCCACTTCGCCGCCTGCCCCTCATAGTTCGGCCGTTCAGCAACGAAACAGTGGTCTCGTTCGTGTCCCGGCTTGCGGACGCCAACGCGATGAACTTCACCGATGTTTTCCGACTCATCGCTCCGTGCGTTCCGGGAAAGCACGTCTTGGACAAGGACGCAATCCTCACGCCCGTTTCACTCGACCGGCTGGCACTGCTCTCTGGCAGGGACAGCAAGGTCCTGAACATGGTCTTGCCCGGTCAGGATCACACTCCACACATCCCACTCGACCCCGAGGTCCCCGATCTGCGGTGGTTCATCACCAGCCCCCGCCCCCAGATCGCGTGTCGAAAGTGCACGCTCCGCCATGGCGAGTCCGGAAGCATTCGAATCCGAGTCCGAAATGGACAGCGGATATGCCAGAGGCATCTGCGTTGGATCAACGGTACTCAACGCGACTTGTCCCGAGAATCCGAAATCACAGCAGCCCACATCCGCTACCGATCTCTCCTCGACGGCCCTCAGAGTCTGCGGGCCGTCGAGGCGGTGCAGCAGGCCGAACGCATCGCCTTTCAGTGGGCCACCGACCACCACCACACGGCTCTTGCGGAGCGCTGGACGGCAAGGGCGCATGAGTATCAGGTATTCGGACTGCGAGAGGCCACCGGCATGAGACTCGTTTGCTTCCCCGAGACGGTTGCCCTCGCCGAAATCCTCGCCGATCCTCAATGGCGCCGTCACGTCGCCATGGCGCTGGATCTCGACCTCGGCCTCTTCTACGAGCACGTGGCCGACAAGGTTGGCGCGACACTCACCGACGACGGCGATCTACGATCGCACGACCCTCTTGCTCGATGGGTCGAAATGTTCCGCGGCCGGCACCAGGACCGGCGCCGCACGTACTGGGCCAACCACGGCCTTGGCGGTCTCTACGACAACCCGCTTCCCCACTCTTGCCACTTCGCTTGAGACGCGGATCCAGCAGAGATGTCTCACCACAACTGGCGAACAGCACTTCTACGACTCGGGAGCTCGCCACATCTATTAATCACTCTCCGCGAATGGCTCCCACTCCTTCCAGCACCTGACCAATACCCAGAGCTGCCGAGGAGAGGGCACCCCACGACTTGGTTTCTGGCGAGACTTCAAATGGAAGAAGACCAATACCAAGAGCCATGTCCGAGATAGAGATAGCACTACCGGTCACTACCTTGCCAAGGCCTGTCCACCACTTGCGCTTGCGCCGGATAGACGGCTGCTCTTCCTGCTCAGATCGAGCAGCCGCCGCCTGGTGTTCGCCCCGCGCCCTCTCAAGGCGATCTGCCAGATCGCGGAGTTGCTGACTGACAGGGACCTCATCGAGAAAGGAACGCCGATTGCGGCTGAAAATCTTGACGCTGCAGACCAAACCAGGGAGCTGGGCGGCAACTCGCGGGAACCCGAGGGATGACAGAATATCCGCTTCGCTGCTCGGGAGGTGTTCAGCACGAAGACCAGCAGCTAGGTCCTGGAAGTGTTCATCCATTACCTCCATAATTCCCACATCTTCCGCCAGGCGGATCTGGAAGCGAGTCCCAGCGTTCACATT
The nucleotide sequence above comes from Streptomyces kaniharaensis. Encoded proteins:
- a CDS encoding TniB family NTP-binding protein, coding for MVRTGDDELDFQPLVTREGWRAFADAPRPEAPTLLPEAAWLGLDPLERDAYDRARMTHHMRLLVVATPAIRHITTTGRKLLAYNAPKATGRRGLIVSGPSGTGKSTAVQQLGKKYHVDTMRQANPHSDRIPVAYIVVPSGATPKMLSIELASFLGLPIRPRASQHEITNAVCTVLRKVRCGMVIVDEIHNLDLSTRAGAEASDQLKYFYEQIRATFVYAGIDVAEHGLFSGLRGRQIAGRFLTIHTSAFGDNGAEERSDWKKIIATMEQALRLHRHAPGSLVRLAPYLQERSAGSIGALDQLIHQAANDAITDGTERITKRHLDEILLDTASQGEPWALPAPQGRPGRKAAS
- a CDS encoding Mu transposase C-terminal domain-containing protein → MNEFAASGVLRVGDRVVFSGREHTVVAISGTSIRLLSASGDQSVVLLAYLQAAPDFSVVGAGAAPRATAHGLLDSVPAKVAERARLWEQHLVELESGLLPGVPPGTPPRPEYDPMRATLAQRVAAKARELTALGIPAEVRTVQRMRKRYREQGVWGLVDGRRTQRRTATGNVDSRVVSAVAAVVERQTSESTGTKSRILRLVEEQLTTNYGPGSVPMPSRATFYRLLDTLTAGRHTFGSATTRRQTANRPEGVFTPTMAARPGEQVQIDTTPLDVMAVMDDGVVGRPELTIALDIATRTICAAVLHPARAKAVDAALMLARIVVPEPMRPNWAEALRMSASRIPHARLLDIDARLEQVAARPVIVPETIVIDHGRVFVSETFVRACRTLEISVQPARPRTPTDKGVVERTFSSINTLFCQHVAGYTGRDVTRRGASPEEGAAWPVADLQDLLDEWIVAGWQSRPHDGLRHPYLSGRPLSPNEAYAAMVAASGYVPLAPSGDDYIEMLPAVWRTVNDYGIRIDHRTYNSTDLAPLRRQHSGIGIKNGQWEVHYDPYDLSRVWVRDHRQGGWILAQWTHLPMVQQPFAEFTWRYARRIATERGMDSSNETAVAVLLAGLLRRAEAGPGPEQRATARTRAAAAMPRRLPSALIPAQASVPPAETAPADEPDAEIVEAEIIETDDIEPFGVFDPFEDGGSW
- a CDS encoding acyl-CoA carboxylase subunit beta — translated: MTVLPTRVDPAGPDHAEHRAAMLGKLADLDAEHAKALAGGGPRYVERHRARGKLLPRERIELLVDPDSPFLELSPLAAWGSDHPVGAALVTGIGVIEGVECVITANDPTVRGGASNPWTLRKALRANEIALNNRLPLVNLVESGGADLPSQKEIFIPGGALFRDLTRLSAAGIPTVAVVFGNSTAGGAYVPGMSDHTVLVRERAKVFLGGPPLVKMATGEEADDESLGGAEMHARVSGLADHFAVDEADALRQARRIVARLDHRKPGPDPDPRAEPPRYDVEELLGIVPGDLKVPFDPREVIARIVDGSDFDEFKPLYGTSLATGWARLHGYPVGILANAQGVLFSAESQKAAQFIQLANQRDVPLLFLHNTTGYMVGKDYEQGGIIKHGAMMINAVSNSRVPQISVLMGASYGAGHYGMCGRAYEPRFLFAWPSAKSAVMGPQQLAGVLSIVARQSAAAKGQPYDEDADAAIRAMVEQQIEAESLPVFLSGRLYDDGVIDPRDTRTVLGLCLSAIHNAPVEGARGYGVFRM
- a CDS encoding acyclic terpene utilization AtuA family protein — protein: MLTDGPLDVLTGDYLAELTMLILARDRLRDPSLGYARTFLRQMEECLGLARERGVRIVVNAGGLNPARLAAELRKLAQRQGIAAAVAHVEGDDVLQRSAELGLPDGLLAANAYLGAFGVAACLAEGADVVVTGRVTDAALVVGPAIAHFGWTPDDLDALAGAVVAGHVLECGAQATGGNYAFFREHDMTRPGFPIAELHADGSSVITKHPGTGGAVTTGTVTAQLLYETGGPRYLGPDVTARLDSVRLTREGPDRVRIDGVRGEAPPPTLKVGLNRLGGHRNEVTFVLTGLDIEAKAALVQRQFTDALPPAERPAELRWTLARTDHPDAPTEEAASALLRLTARDPDPAKVGRELGKAAVELGLAGYPGFHLTAPPGSGAPYGVFTAAHVDAKAVEHIAVLPDGRRLSIAPAPVTAQALSEQTESQLPERLPPAPTRRAPLGLVAGARSGDKGGDANLGVWARDEDGWRWLAHTLTVELLRELLPETVDLPITRHVLPNLRALNFTISGLLGEGVAAQHRFDPQAKALGEWLRSRHLDVPEMLLDRPEELL
- a CDS encoding TnsA-like heteromeric transposase endonuclease subunit → MKEEILNREDSLVGTRPVRQSRPPSRVKGFDVGYVDGDGVERRVPLRRARAVRFEDGLPVRSFPSYRGQRSYPGLYWSATTGGHVGFESWLERDHAVALDFDPQVIGYASQPMWLFWEGESGRVRCHAPDFFARLSDGRAMVIDSRPVECRSDERDIATFAATKLACAQAGWDYALWGEADEVWVANVRWLAGYRHARCRNEAVANRLQRYFARPGMLLAGAEETGDPIATLPVLFHLLWRQELTTDLSVLLSDRTVVHATANRPGEQ